A stretch of DNA from Anaerobacillus isosaccharinicus:
TATCTATATTTAAAAATGGACGTCTATTAGTTCAGGGAACATCTGACATAACAACTGCAAAACGACTTTACTCAACATTAGTTGGCGAATAATTCCGGGATTCCATTAACTATTATTTCAGCCTTTGTGCCATTTACGTTTGCTACTGCATAGATTAAAGCAAACGTTTTGAAAGGAATTGAATGAATGAAAAAGTTTACCTACACTGACATGATTGCACATCTTGGAGTTAGTAGCGCTCATCCTGGGGGATCTGCTTTAACAAAAAAAACATTTTCCAATGAAAATATCTTGCCTGATATGAAAGTTCTTGATATTGGATGTGGAACGGGGCAAACAGCTAGTTTTTTAGCAAAGAAATTTCAATGTGAAGTTATTGCTATTGATGTACACGACACGATGCTCGCGAAAGCAAAAAAGCGTTTTGATAAAACGGGTCTAGATATAAAGGTAATCAAAGCTAATGCTGAAAAGCTGCCATTTACTGATGAAATTTTTGACTATATTGTTGCAGAATCGGTTATTGTTTTTACGAACTCAGACCTTTCACTAGGAGAAATGTATCGCGTATTAAAGAAATCTGGAAAACTAATATCCATAGAAATGACTGCCGAAGATAAGCTTACTATTTCCGAAAAAAAAGAAATTACCGAAGTTTACGGGATAAAGAAAGTATTGCTAGAGGAAGAATGGAAAGAGCATTTTCTTAATACTGGTTTTTCCGAAGTTATCATAGAAAGAGATCATGA
This window harbors:
- a CDS encoding class I SAM-dependent methyltransferase, whose translation is MKKFTYTDMIAHLGVSSAHPGGSALTKKTFSNENILPDMKVLDIGCGTGQTASFLAKKFQCEVIAIDVHDTMLAKAKKRFDKTGLDIKVIKANAEKLPFTDEIFDYIVAESVIVFTNSDLSLGEMYRVLKKSGKLISIEMTAEDKLTISEKKEITEVYGIKKVLLEEEWKEHFLNTGFSEVIIERDHEANNNQLAADKNDPSEYIDPKLFEILQAHTEVLQKFSGRLGYRIYRCIK